A stretch of Aythya fuligula isolate bAytFul2 chromosome 1, bAytFul2.pri, whole genome shotgun sequence DNA encodes these proteins:
- the RPL24 gene encoding 60S ribosomal protein L24, translating into MKVELCSFSGYKIYPGHGRRYARTDGKVFQFLNAKCESAFLSKRNPRQINWTVLYRRKHKKGQSEEIQKKRTRRAVKFQRAITGASLAEIMAKRNQKPEVRKAQREQAIRAAKEAKKAKQATKKTAVSAAKAPTKAAPKQKIVKPVKVSAPRVGGKR; encoded by the exons aTGAA GGTGGAGCTGTGCAGCTTCAGCGGGTACAAGATATACCCCGGGCACGGCCGCCGATACGCCCGCACCGACGGCAAG GTTTTTCAATTCTTGAATGCAAAATGCGAGTCTGCATTCCTTTCCAAGAGAAACCCCCGTCAAATCAATTGGACTGTCCTCTACAGGCGCAAGCACAAGAAGGGGCAGTCA GAAGAGATACAAAAGAAGCGTACCCGCCGTGCGGTTAAGTTTCAAAGGGCTATTACTGGTGCATCTTTAGCTGAGATTATGgctaaaagaaatcagaagcCTGAAGTACGGAAGGCACAGAGGGAACAAGCTATTCG GGCTGCAAAAGAAGCCAAGAAGGCTAAGCAGGCCAccaagaaaacagctgtttctgCTGCAAAG GCTCCAACAAAGGCGGCGCCGAAGCAGAAGATTGTGAAGCCAGTCAAAGTTTCTGCTCCCCGTGTTGGTGGAAAGCGCTAA